From Micromonospora rhizosphaerae, the proteins below share one genomic window:
- a CDS encoding enolase C-terminal domain-like protein produces the protein MRLTATAYRVPTDAPEGDGTFAWTSTTLVLVQAEADGHTGIGWTYGPAAAVPVVAEQFAPVVTELDPDDVPAIWSVMQRTLRNAGRPGVAGLALSAADCAVWDLKARRHGLPLARLLGTARRQVPVYASGGFTTYDAERQHRQLSGWLYDDGIPRVKIKIGESGGTEVSRDLARMAAARRSIGDDAELYVDANGAYQRKQALRVARAAADLDLRWYEEPVSSDDLAGLGLVRDQVLPDVTAGEYGFDLVYFQRMAPYVDCLQIDVTRCGGITEFLRAAAVAAASGLEVSAHCAPQQHLPVAAATPNLRHMEWFHDHVRIESMFFDGAAPATGGSVPVVLERPGHGLELRAAETETYRVR, from the coding sequence GTGCGACTGACCGCGACGGCGTACCGGGTGCCCACCGACGCGCCCGAGGGCGACGGCACCTTCGCCTGGACCAGCACCACGCTGGTGCTGGTCCAGGCCGAGGCCGACGGGCACACCGGGATCGGCTGGACGTACGGGCCCGCCGCGGCGGTCCCGGTGGTGGCCGAGCAGTTCGCGCCGGTGGTGACCGAGCTCGACCCGGACGACGTTCCGGCGATCTGGTCAGTCATGCAGCGGACGTTGCGGAACGCCGGACGGCCGGGGGTCGCGGGGCTGGCGCTCTCCGCGGCGGACTGCGCGGTCTGGGACCTCAAGGCACGCAGGCACGGGTTGCCGCTGGCCCGGCTGCTGGGCACGGCCCGCCGCCAGGTCCCGGTGTACGCCAGCGGCGGGTTCACCACCTACGACGCGGAGCGCCAGCACCGGCAGTTGTCCGGTTGGCTGTACGACGACGGCATCCCCCGCGTGAAGATCAAGATCGGTGAGTCCGGGGGGACCGAGGTCTCCCGCGACCTGGCCCGGATGGCCGCCGCCCGGCGCAGCATCGGTGACGACGCCGAGCTGTACGTCGACGCGAACGGCGCCTACCAGCGCAAGCAGGCGCTCCGGGTGGCCCGCGCCGCGGCCGACCTCGACCTGCGCTGGTACGAGGAGCCGGTCAGCTCGGACGACCTGGCCGGCCTCGGACTGGTTCGCGACCAGGTCCTGCCCGACGTGACGGCCGGCGAGTACGGCTTCGACCTGGTCTACTTCCAGCGGATGGCCCCGTACGTCGACTGCCTGCAGATCGACGTCACCCGGTGCGGCGGCATCACCGAGTTCCTGCGGGCAGCGGCGGTGGCCGCCGCGTCGGGCCTGGAGGTCTCGGCGCACTGCGCACCCCAGCAGCACCTGCCGGTGGCCGCCGCGACGCCGAACCTCCGGCACATGGAGTGGTTCCACGATCACGTCCGGATCGAGTCGATGTTCTTCGACGGGGCGGCGCCCGCGACCGGCGGCAGCGTACCGGTGGTGTTGGAACGACCGGGCCACGGGCTGGAGCTGCGCGCGGCCGAGACGGAGACGTACCGGGTGCGCTGA
- a CDS encoding low temperature requirement protein A, protein MGGDGWRKRLGPAVPIAPGARVDRFEVFFDLVFVFSFFIITRATATDINSTNLLHALLVLAVLWWCWVVHSVVATRIRLGEGFVPVLMVVGMAALFTFALALPQAFRTPEKNAAGPMVAALSYVVIRVVHLALYLHIVRDNPRERKQLLRFGPELVISTGLLLVAALLPPQIADTGWAGPTRDGLWAVVVLLQYGTGQFVGTWGWNVTSAEHWTERYDLILIIALGESVISVGVGSNLLGQPPTWPAVAAAILGIVFTAALWWVHYDWVGPAARIALHAAKGQPRVRMARDAYAYLYLPMIAGIIMFALGAERIVHMIADPHVGPEVQVHPPAVPLLFGGVMVYLCGNMLFQLRTLHTVTWTRVGTLLALAAGIPIGDRLPGLATLGLLTAICVGLVAVEVVAFAESRDALHQLVVHERTSHEQYESGWRARWNEPEPGEPST, encoded by the coding sequence GTGGGCGGCGACGGGTGGCGAAAGCGGCTCGGGCCCGCGGTGCCCATCGCCCCCGGCGCCCGGGTGGACCGGTTCGAGGTCTTCTTCGACCTGGTCTTCGTCTTTTCGTTCTTCATCATCACCCGGGCCACCGCCACGGACATCAACAGCACCAACCTGCTGCACGCCCTGCTGGTGCTCGCCGTGCTCTGGTGGTGCTGGGTCGTGCACAGCGTGGTCGCCACCCGGATCCGGCTGGGCGAGGGCTTCGTCCCGGTGCTGATGGTGGTCGGGATGGCCGCGCTGTTCACCTTCGCGCTGGCGCTCCCGCAGGCCTTCCGCACCCCCGAGAAGAACGCGGCCGGGCCGATGGTGGCGGCGCTCAGTTACGTGGTGATCCGGGTGGTGCACCTGGCCCTGTACCTGCACATCGTGCGGGACAACCCGCGCGAGCGGAAGCAGCTGCTCCGGTTCGGCCCGGAGCTGGTGATCAGCACCGGCCTGCTGCTCGTCGCCGCGCTGCTCCCGCCGCAGATCGCGGACACCGGCTGGGCCGGCCCCACCCGCGACGGGCTGTGGGCGGTGGTGGTTCTGCTCCAGTACGGCACCGGGCAATTCGTCGGCACCTGGGGTTGGAACGTCACCTCCGCCGAGCACTGGACCGAGCGGTACGACCTCATCCTGATCATCGCCCTCGGTGAGTCGGTCATCTCGGTCGGCGTCGGCAGCAACCTGCTCGGTCAGCCCCCGACTTGGCCGGCCGTCGCCGCCGCCATACTCGGCATCGTCTTCACCGCCGCGCTGTGGTGGGTGCACTACGACTGGGTGGGACCCGCCGCCCGGATCGCGCTGCACGCGGCGAAGGGCCAACCCCGGGTGAGGATGGCCCGGGACGCGTACGCCTACCTCTACCTGCCGATGATCGCCGGGATCATCATGTTCGCCCTGGGCGCCGAGCGGATCGTGCACATGATCGCCGATCCGCACGTCGGGCCGGAGGTGCAGGTGCACCCGCCCGCCGTACCGCTGCTCTTCGGCGGGGTGATGGTCTACCTCTGCGGCAACATGCTCTTCCAGCTCCGCACGCTGCACACGGTCACCTGGACCCGGGTGGGAACGCTGCTGGCGCTGGCCGCCGGCATCCCGATCGGCGACCGGCTGCCGGGGCTGGCCACCCTCGGCCTGCTCACCGCCATCTGCGTGGGGCTGGTGGCGGTCGAGGTGGTGGCCTTCGCGGAGTCCCGGGACGCCCTTCACCAGCTGGTGGTCCACGAGCGGACCAGCCACGAGCAGTACGAGTCGGGCTGGCGGGCCCGCTGGAACGAGCCGGAGCCCGGCGAGCCCTCGACGTGA
- the lpdA gene encoding dihydrolipoyl dehydrogenase codes for MSPHRDPRCSDATWELDVSEPNDATFDIVILGGGSGGYAAALRAAQLDLSVALIEKGKLGGTCLHNGCIPTKALLHAAEIADQTRESEQFGVKAELVGIDMAAVNSYKDGVVSRLYKGLQGLVGSAKNITFVAGAGRLVGRNVVEVDGKRYTGRNIVLASGSYAKSLPGLEIDGERIITSDHALTLDRVPSSAIVLGGGVIGVEFASVWKSFGVDVTIIEALPRLVAAEDEESSKALERAFRKRKINFKVGKPFEKVEKTESGVKVTIAGGETVEAELLLVAVGRGPNTANLGYEEQGVKMDRGYVLTDERLRTSVPNVYAVGDIVPGLQLAHRGFQQGIFIAEEIAGQNPAVIDEAGIPRVTYSDPELASVGVTEAKAKEQYGADKIKTHNYNLGGNGKSQILKTAGFVKLVRVEDGPVVGVHMVGARVGELIGEAQLIYNWEAYPAEVAQLIHAHPTQTEALGEAHLALAGKPLHAHA; via the coding sequence ATGTCGCCCCACCGTGACCCCCGATGCAGCGACGCGACCTGGGAGTTGGACGTGAGCGAGCCGAACGACGCAACCTTCGACATCGTCATTCTCGGAGGTGGCAGCGGCGGCTACGCCGCAGCGCTGCGTGCCGCCCAACTGGATCTCTCCGTCGCCCTCATCGAGAAGGGCAAGCTCGGCGGCACCTGCCTGCACAACGGCTGCATCCCGACCAAGGCGCTGCTGCACGCCGCCGAGATCGCCGACCAGACTCGCGAGTCGGAGCAGTTCGGCGTCAAGGCCGAGCTGGTCGGCATCGACATGGCCGCGGTCAACTCGTACAAGGACGGCGTGGTCTCCCGGCTCTACAAGGGCCTGCAGGGCCTGGTCGGCAGCGCCAAGAACATCACCTTCGTGGCCGGCGCCGGCCGGCTGGTCGGCCGGAACGTCGTCGAGGTTGACGGCAAGCGCTACACCGGCCGGAACATCGTCCTGGCCTCCGGCTCGTACGCGAAGAGCCTGCCCGGCCTGGAGATCGACGGCGAGCGGATCATCACCAGCGACCACGCCCTGACCCTGGACCGGGTCCCCTCCTCCGCGATCGTGCTCGGCGGCGGCGTGATCGGCGTCGAGTTCGCCAGCGTGTGGAAGTCCTTCGGCGTCGACGTGACCATCATCGAGGCGCTGCCCCGCCTGGTCGCCGCCGAGGACGAGGAGTCGTCGAAGGCGCTGGAGCGGGCGTTCCGCAAGCGGAAGATCAACTTCAAGGTCGGCAAGCCGTTCGAGAAGGTCGAGAAGACCGAGAGCGGCGTCAAGGTCACCATCGCCGGCGGCGAGACCGTCGAGGCCGAGCTGCTGCTGGTCGCCGTCGGCCGCGGCCCGAACACCGCCAACCTCGGGTACGAGGAGCAGGGCGTGAAGATGGACCGCGGCTACGTCCTGACCGACGAGCGGCTGCGCACCAGCGTGCCGAACGTCTACGCGGTCGGCGACATCGTGCCCGGCCTCCAGCTCGCCCACCGCGGCTTCCAGCAGGGCATCTTCATCGCCGAGGAGATCGCCGGCCAGAACCCGGCCGTGATCGACGAGGCCGGCATCCCGCGGGTCACCTACTCCGATCCGGAGCTGGCGTCGGTCGGCGTGACCGAGGCGAAGGCCAAGGAGCAGTACGGCGCCGACAAGATCAAGACCCACAACTACAACCTGGGTGGCAACGGCAAGAGCCAGATCCTCAAGACGGCCGGCTTCGTGAAGCTGGTCCGCGTCGAGGACGGCCCGGTGGTCGGCGTGCACATGGTCGGCGCCCGGGTCGGCGAGCTGATCGGCGAGGCGCAGCTCATCTACAACTGGGAGGCGTACCCGGCCGAGGTGGCGCAGCTCATCCACGCCCACCCCACGCAGACCGAGGCCCTGGGCGAGGCGCACCTGGCCCTCGCCGGCAAGCCGCTGCACGCACACGCCTGA
- a CDS encoding SDR family NAD(P)-dependent oxidoreductase — MTTSTHVSTPFSRETTAMEVVRGIDLANRRAIVTGGGSGIGVETARALAAAGADVTLAVRNPEAGQRAATDIAGTTGNDQILVAPLDLADPESVAAFVRTWDGPLHILVNNAGIMATPEMRTPQGWEMQFATNHLGHFALATGLHRALAAAEGARVVSVSSSAHLRSPVVFEDIHFQRRPYDPWAAYGQSKTANVLFAVDVTRRWANDGITANALMPGAIRTNLQRYITDEDLARLRAESGGGGEPSWKNPEQGAATSVLVATSPLLNGVGGRYFEDCQEAGPNQPGTRTGYAPYARDPAAAEELWDVSEAHLRS, encoded by the coding sequence ATGACCACCAGTACGCACGTCAGCACGCCGTTCTCCCGGGAGACCACCGCGATGGAGGTGGTACGCGGGATCGACCTCGCCAATCGGCGGGCCATCGTCACCGGCGGCGGGTCAGGCATCGGCGTGGAGACCGCCCGGGCGCTCGCCGCCGCCGGGGCCGACGTCACCCTCGCCGTACGCAATCCTGAGGCCGGCCAGCGGGCCGCCACCGACATTGCCGGCACCACCGGCAACGACCAGATCCTGGTGGCCCCGCTGGACCTCGCCGACCCGGAGTCGGTGGCCGCGTTCGTTCGGACCTGGGACGGACCGCTGCACATCCTGGTCAACAACGCGGGCATCATGGCCACGCCGGAGATGCGCACGCCGCAGGGCTGGGAGATGCAGTTCGCCACCAACCACCTCGGCCACTTCGCCCTGGCCACCGGGCTGCACCGCGCCCTGGCCGCCGCCGAGGGAGCGCGGGTCGTCTCGGTCAGCTCGTCGGCGCACCTGCGCTCGCCGGTCGTCTTCGAAGACATCCACTTCCAGCGCCGGCCGTACGACCCGTGGGCGGCGTACGGGCAGTCCAAGACGGCCAATGTGCTCTTCGCGGTGGACGTCACCAGGCGCTGGGCGAACGACGGAATCACCGCCAACGCGCTGATGCCGGGCGCGATCCGGACCAACCTCCAGCGCTACATCACCGACGAGGACCTGGCCCGGCTGCGTGCGGAGAGCGGCGGCGGCGGGGAGCCCAGTTGGAAGAACCCCGAGCAGGGCGCGGCCACCTCGGTGCTGGTCGCCACGTCCCCGCTGCTCAACGGCGTCGGCGGGCGGTACTTCGAGGACTGCCAGGAGGCCGGGCCGAACCAGCCCGGGACCCGCACCGGCTACGCGCCGTACGCCCGCGATCCGGCGGCCGCGGAGGAGCTCTGGGACGTCTCCGAGGCGCACCTGCGGAGCTGA
- a CDS encoding FAD-binding and (Fe-S)-binding domain-containing protein translates to MTRRGTGTARTAAPAARPVSLPEPVLRPPEPAQDVDLAALAADLRAAVDGEVRFDAGSRGAYSTGGSNYREVPLGLVVPRTVEAAVAAVAVCRRHGAPVLSRGGGTSLAGQVTNVAVIIDWSKYCNRLLEVDREARTCLVEPGIVLDTLNELLAPEGLEFGPRPSTHDCCAIGGMIGNNSCGSSAQHSGKVVDNIVEMEVLLYDGTRMWVGETTDEQYAEIQRRGGRQAEIYARLRALRDEYLAEIRTRFPHIPRRVSGYNLDSLLPEKNFNLAQALVGSEGTLVTVLRARLKLLPVVRAKSMVFLSYPDIAAAADDLPRILPYRPIALEGIDHKLINFEKRKNLHPAALHKLPEDGAWLMIQMGGDTDQEADAAAHRMLTGLRREGGPGVHRFDDEADEEQMWLVREAGLGATARVPNEPDTWEGWEDSAVAPDRLGDYLRDLERLYREYGFEKASLYGHFGQGCVHTRIPFKMTTAEGVRQFRSFVERAADLVVSYGGSISGEHGDGQARGELLGKIFGDRLIRAFGQFKAIFDPDDRMNPGKLVAPYPLDSQLRLGVDYNHGGWETDFRYPDDSGSFGRAVLRCVGVGMCRRQHGGVMCPSYMVTREEEHSTRGRSRLLFEMLDGTARGGTIGDGWRSTAVRDALDLCLACKGCKSDCPVNVDMATYKAEFLSHHYRGRLRPRPHYSMGWLPVAAAVAARAPRAVNALTQAPGLGQLAKLVGGIDQRRKIPVFAPESFQRWFANRRPSGDGSRGEVLLWPDTFTNHFHPGVAQAAVEVLEAAGWRVRVPEQPVCCGLTWISTGQLGIGKKVLRRTVEVLRPHLRAGTAVVGLEPSCTAVFRSDAHELFPDDEDVTRLQKQTATLAELLHDHTPGWRPPRLPAHALIQTHCHQHAVLGTAADQAVLSEAGVRADFLDSGCCGLAGNFGFEKGHYEVSEACAERVLLPAVRDADETDVILADGFSCRTQVEQGAADGRSAIHLAELLRAGLHADRVSPRPERQWAERPAGPSPAARLLAVGAVGLAALAPAVALAARVRRAR, encoded by the coding sequence ATGACGCGGCGCGGCACCGGCACCGCACGCACGGCAGCTCCGGCCGCGAGGCCGGTGTCCCTGCCCGAGCCCGTCCTGCGACCGCCCGAGCCCGCGCAGGATGTCGACCTGGCCGCACTCGCCGCCGATCTGCGTGCCGCGGTGGACGGCGAGGTGCGCTTCGACGCCGGCTCACGGGGGGCGTACTCCACCGGTGGTTCCAACTACCGCGAGGTGCCGCTCGGCCTGGTGGTGCCACGGACCGTCGAGGCGGCGGTGGCCGCCGTCGCGGTCTGCCGCCGGCACGGCGCACCGGTGCTTTCCCGCGGCGGCGGTACCAGCCTGGCTGGGCAGGTCACCAACGTGGCCGTGATCATCGACTGGTCGAAGTACTGCAACCGGCTGCTGGAGGTCGACCGGGAGGCGCGCACCTGCCTGGTCGAGCCGGGGATCGTGCTCGACACGCTCAACGAACTGCTGGCCCCCGAGGGACTGGAGTTTGGTCCCCGGCCATCCACCCACGACTGCTGCGCCATCGGCGGGATGATCGGCAACAACTCGTGCGGATCGTCCGCGCAGCACAGCGGCAAGGTGGTCGACAACATCGTCGAGATGGAGGTGCTGCTCTACGACGGCACCCGGATGTGGGTCGGCGAGACCACCGACGAGCAGTATGCCGAGATCCAGCGCCGCGGTGGCCGCCAGGCCGAGATCTACGCCCGGTTGCGGGCCCTGCGGGACGAGTACCTGGCGGAGATCCGCACCCGCTTCCCCCACATCCCGCGCCGGGTCTCCGGATACAACCTGGACAGCCTGCTGCCGGAGAAGAACTTCAACCTGGCCCAGGCGCTGGTCGGTTCCGAGGGGACCCTGGTCACGGTGCTGCGGGCCCGGCTGAAGCTGCTGCCGGTGGTGCGGGCCAAGTCCATGGTGTTCCTGTCCTACCCGGACATCGCCGCCGCGGCCGACGACCTACCCCGGATCCTGCCGTACCGCCCGATCGCGCTGGAGGGAATCGACCACAAGCTGATCAACTTCGAGAAGCGCAAGAACCTGCATCCGGCGGCCCTGCACAAGCTGCCCGAGGATGGCGCCTGGCTCATGATCCAGATGGGCGGGGACACCGACCAGGAGGCGGACGCCGCCGCTCATCGGATGCTCACGGGACTGCGCCGCGAGGGCGGGCCGGGCGTGCACCGGTTCGACGACGAGGCCGACGAGGAGCAGATGTGGCTGGTCCGCGAAGCCGGGCTCGGGGCGACCGCCCGGGTCCCGAATGAGCCCGACACCTGGGAGGGCTGGGAGGACTCGGCGGTCGCCCCGGACCGGCTCGGCGACTACCTGCGGGATCTCGAGCGCCTCTATCGGGAGTACGGCTTCGAAAAGGCGTCGCTGTACGGGCACTTCGGGCAGGGGTGCGTACACACCCGGATCCCGTTCAAGATGACGACCGCGGAGGGCGTACGCCAGTTCCGCTCGTTCGTCGAGCGCGCCGCGGACCTGGTGGTCTCGTACGGCGGCTCCATCTCCGGGGAACACGGTGACGGGCAGGCCCGCGGCGAACTGCTGGGGAAGATCTTCGGCGACCGGCTGATCCGCGCGTTCGGGCAGTTCAAGGCCATCTTCGACCCCGACGACCGGATGAACCCGGGCAAGCTGGTGGCGCCGTACCCGCTGGACAGCCAGCTCCGGCTCGGCGTCGACTACAACCACGGCGGGTGGGAGACCGACTTCCGCTACCCCGACGACTCCGGCAGCTTCGGTCGGGCGGTGCTGCGCTGCGTCGGCGTCGGCATGTGCCGGCGGCAGCACGGCGGCGTGATGTGTCCGTCCTACATGGTCACCCGGGAGGAGGAGCACTCCACCCGCGGCCGTTCCCGGCTGCTCTTCGAGATGCTCGACGGGACCGCGCGGGGCGGCACCATCGGCGACGGCTGGCGCTCCACGGCCGTGCGCGACGCCCTCGACCTCTGCCTGGCCTGCAAGGGCTGCAAATCCGACTGCCCGGTCAACGTCGACATGGCCACGTACAAGGCGGAGTTCCTCTCCCACCACTACCGGGGCCGGCTTCGCCCCCGCCCCCACTACTCGATGGGGTGGCTGCCGGTGGCGGCCGCCGTCGCCGCCCGGGCGCCCCGGGCGGTGAACGCGCTGACCCAGGCCCCCGGGTTGGGTCAGCTCGCGAAGCTGGTCGGCGGCATCGACCAGCGTCGGAAGATCCCCGTCTTCGCGCCGGAATCCTTCCAGCGCTGGTTCGCCAACCGGCGGCCCTCCGGCGACGGCTCGCGCGGGGAGGTGCTGCTCTGGCCGGACACCTTCACCAACCACTTCCACCCCGGCGTCGCGCAGGCGGCGGTCGAGGTGCTGGAGGCGGCGGGCTGGCGGGTGCGGGTGCCGGAGCAGCCGGTCTGCTGCGGGCTGACCTGGATCTCCACCGGACAGCTCGGCATCGGGAAGAAGGTCCTGCGGCGGACGGTGGAGGTGCTCCGACCCCACCTGCGCGCCGGCACCGCAGTGGTGGGTCTGGAACCCTCCTGCACGGCGGTGTTCCGCAGCGACGCCCACGAACTCTTCCCCGACGACGAGGACGTCACCCGGCTGCAGAAGCAGACGGCCACCCTGGCCGAGCTGCTGCACGACCACACCCCGGGCTGGCGGCCGCCCCGCCTGCCCGCGCACGCGCTGATCCAGACCCACTGCCACCAGCACGCCGTCCTCGGCACCGCCGCCGACCAGGCGGTGCTCAGCGAGGCCGGGGTCCGGGCGGACTTTCTCGACTCCGGCTGCTGCGGGCTGGCCGGGAACTTCGGCTTCGAGAAGGGGCACTACGAGGTCTCCGAGGCCTGCGCCGAGCGGGTGCTGCTGCCCGCCGTACGGGACGCCGACGAGACCGACGTGATCCTGGCCGACGGCTTCAGCTGCCGTACCCAGGTCGAACAGGGCGCCGCCGACGGCCGGTCCGCGATCCATCTCGCCGAGCTGCTTCGCGCCGGCCTGCACGCCGATCGGGTGTCGCCCCGCCCGGAACGCCAGTGGGCCGAGCGGCCCGCCGGGCCGTCCCCAGCGGCCCGTCTGCTCGCCGTCGGGGCGGTCGGCCTGGCCGCGCTCGCCCCGGCGGTCGCGCTCGCCGCGCGAGTGCGCAGGGCGCGGTGA
- a CDS encoding SDR family oxidoreductase, giving the protein MRRQDARVAVITGASAGVGRATARLLARRGIAIALLARGRAGLDAAAEEVRAAGSRALPIEVDMAEYDQVVAAGQRVAAELGPVDLWINNAFSSVFAPFQQTRPEEFRRATEVTYLGYVHGTRVALAHMTPRDRGTIVQVGSALAYRGIPLQAAYCGAKHAVVGFTESLRCELLHDKSKVKVTMVHLPALNTPQFDWLLSRLPRRAQPVPPIYEPEVAARAIVAAADRPGRREYWVGAPTALTILANRIVPGLLDRYLARTAYDSQQTDRPAPPDRPANLWHPVDGPGGEDQGAHGSFTPRSHSHSAQAWLSRHRLVATGGLTGAAVGVLAWRRH; this is encoded by the coding sequence ATGCGCAGGCAGGATGCACGGGTAGCGGTGATCACGGGCGCCAGCGCCGGGGTGGGGCGGGCCACCGCACGGCTGCTCGCCAGGCGGGGGATCGCCATCGCGCTGCTGGCCCGAGGACGCGCCGGGCTGGACGCCGCCGCCGAAGAGGTACGGGCGGCCGGCAGTCGGGCCCTGCCCATCGAGGTGGACATGGCCGAGTACGACCAGGTGGTCGCGGCCGGGCAGCGGGTGGCGGCCGAACTGGGGCCGGTCGACCTCTGGATCAACAACGCCTTCAGCTCGGTCTTCGCGCCCTTCCAGCAGACCCGACCCGAGGAGTTCCGGCGCGCGACCGAGGTCACCTACCTCGGCTACGTGCACGGCACCCGCGTCGCGCTCGCCCACATGACCCCGCGCGACCGCGGAACGATCGTGCAGGTCGGATCGGCGCTGGCGTACCGGGGGATCCCCTTGCAGGCCGCCTACTGCGGGGCCAAGCACGCCGTCGTCGGGTTCACCGAGTCGCTGCGGTGCGAGCTGCTGCACGACAAGAGCAAGGTCAAGGTGACGATGGTGCACCTGCCGGCGCTCAACACGCCGCAGTTCGACTGGCTGCTGTCCCGGCTGCCCCGGCGCGCCCAGCCGGTGCCGCCGATCTACGAGCCGGAGGTCGCGGCCCGGGCCATCGTGGCCGCCGCGGACCGGCCCGGGCGGCGCGAATACTGGGTAGGGGCGCCCACTGCGTTGACCATTCTCGCCAACCGGATCGTGCCCGGTCTGCTCGACCGCTATCTGGCCCGCACCGCGTACGACTCGCAGCAGACGGACCGGCCCGCGCCGCCGGACCGGCCGGCGAACCTGTGGCACCCGGTGGACGGGCCGGGCGGCGAGGACCAGGGGGCACACGGCAGCTTTACCCCACGGTCGCACAGCCACAGTGCACAGGCCTGGTTGTCCCGGCACCGACTGGTGGCTACGGGAGGTCTGACCGGGGCGGCAGTGGGCGTCCTGGCCTGGCGCCGGCACTGA
- the sucB gene encoding 2-oxoglutarate dehydrogenase, E2 component, dihydrolipoamide succinyltransferase produces the protein MPVSVTMPRLGESVTEGTVTRWLKQEGDTVEVDEPLLEVSTDKVDTEIPSPAAGVLSRIVVGEDETAEVGSELAVIAAEGEAAGAPAPPQEAPAEQPEPVAQAPAPAPAPEPAREEPPAQAAPAPPAQGTPVKLPALGESVTEGTVTRWLKQVGDTVEVDEPLVEVSTDKVDTEIPSPVAGTLLEIKVGEDETADVGADLAIIGAPGAAPAPAAAPAPPKPEPKPAPKPEPKPEAAPAPRLEEPTPGLSYNQPAPEAETAAEPVKAELAAQPPAPTPTAPRPAGAEAAGYVTPLVRKLASEHGVNLSSVNGTGVGGRIRKQDVLEAAERAKAAPAPAAAPAAPAAPAKPAAKPQPSAKRGTTEKLPRIRAAIAKRMHESLHEMAQLTTVIEVDVTKIARLRAQAKDSFQQRHGVKLSFLPFFALAAVEALQTRPIVNARMDLEAGTITFPDAEHLGIAVDTERGLLVPVIHNAGDLNLGGIAKRIADLAERTRANKITPDEIAGATFTLTNTGSRGALFDTPIVPSPQSAMLGTGAVVKRPVVVNDPELGEVVAVRSMVYLALSYDHRLIDGADAARFLVAVKERLEAGNFEAELGL, from the coding sequence ATGCCGGTATCGGTCACCATGCCCCGGCTCGGCGAGAGCGTCACCGAGGGCACCGTCACGCGCTGGCTCAAGCAGGAGGGCGACACCGTCGAGGTCGACGAGCCGCTGCTCGAGGTCTCGACCGACAAGGTCGACACCGAGATCCCGTCGCCCGCGGCGGGCGTGCTGAGCCGGATCGTGGTCGGCGAGGACGAGACCGCCGAGGTCGGCAGCGAGCTGGCCGTCATCGCCGCTGAGGGCGAGGCGGCCGGCGCGCCCGCGCCGCCGCAGGAGGCCCCGGCCGAGCAGCCGGAGCCGGTCGCCCAGGCGCCGGCCCCCGCGCCGGCCCCGGAGCCGGCCCGCGAGGAGCCGCCGGCCCAGGCCGCCCCGGCGCCGCCGGCCCAGGGCACCCCGGTCAAGCTGCCGGCCCTGGGCGAGAGCGTCACCGAGGGCACGGTCACCCGCTGGCTCAAGCAGGTCGGCGACACCGTCGAGGTGGACGAGCCGCTGGTGGAGGTCTCGACCGACAAGGTCGACACCGAGATCCCGTCGCCGGTCGCCGGCACCCTGCTGGAGATCAAGGTCGGCGAGGACGAGACCGCCGACGTCGGCGCCGACCTGGCGATCATCGGCGCTCCCGGCGCGGCCCCGGCCCCGGCTGCCGCCCCCGCCCCGCCGAAGCCCGAGCCCAAGCCGGCGCCGAAGCCCGAGCCGAAGCCCGAGGCCGCCCCGGCGCCGCGGCTGGAGGAGCCCACCCCGGGCCTGTCGTACAACCAGCCGGCGCCCGAGGCGGAGACCGCCGCCGAGCCGGTGAAGGCCGAGCTGGCGGCCCAGCCGCCCGCGCCGACCCCGACCGCGCCGCGTCCCGCCGGCGCGGAGGCGGCCGGCTACGTGACCCCGCTGGTCCGCAAGCTCGCTAGCGAGCACGGCGTCAACCTCTCCTCGGTCAACGGCACCGGCGTCGGCGGCCGGATCCGCAAGCAGGACGTCCTCGAGGCGGCCGAGCGGGCCAAGGCCGCCCCGGCGCCGGCCGCCGCTCCGGCGGCTCCGGCGGCCCCGGCAAAGCCGGCCGCGAAGCCGCAGCCGAGCGCCAAGCGGGGCACCACGGAGAAGCTGCCCCGGATCCGCGCGGCCATCGCCAAGCGGATGCATGAGTCGCTGCACGAGATGGCGCAGCTGACCACGGTGATCGAGGTGGACGTTACCAAGATCGCCAGGCTGCGGGCGCAGGCGAAGGACTCCTTCCAGCAGCGGCACGGCGTGAAGCTGTCCTTCCTGCCGTTCTTCGCCCTCGCCGCCGTCGAGGCGCTGCAGACGCGCCCGATCGTCAACGCCCGGATGGACCTCGAGGCCGGGACGATCACCTTCCCGGACGCGGAGCACCTCGGCATCGCCGTGGACACCGAGCGGGGGCTTCTGGTGCCGGTCATCCACAACGCCGGCGACCTCAACCTGGGCGGCATCGCCAAGCGGATCGCCGACCTGGCGGAGCGGACCCGGGCCAACAAGATCACCCCGGACGAGATCGCCGGTGCGACGTTCACGCTGACCAACACCGGCAGCCGAGGCGCGCTCTTCGACACCCCGATCGTGCCGTCGCCGCAGTCGGCGATGCTCGGCACGGGCGCCGTGGTGAAGCGTCCGGTCGTGGTCAACGACCCGGAGCTGGGCGAGGTCGTCGCGGTCCGGTCGATGGTCTACCTGGCCCTGTCGTACGACCACCGGCTGATCGACGGCGCCGACGCCGCCCGCTTCCTGGTCGCGGTCAAGGAGCGGCTGGAGGCCGGTAACTTCGAGGCCGAGCTGGGTCTTTAG